A single region of the Ancylobacter novellus DSM 506 genome encodes:
- the fabI gene encoding enoyl-ACP reductase FabI, with the protein MSIPAVKAKLLEGKKGLVVGIANDQSIAWGCARAFRAFGAELAVTYLNDKARRFVEPLAQELEAPIFLPLDVAVPGQMEAVFEAVGEQWGKLDFLVHSIAFAPRDTLAGRVTDVPLDGFLKTMEISCWSFMRMAHLAEPLMKDGGTLFTMTYYGSERVVENYNIMGVAKAALESAVRYMAAELGPKGIRVHAISPGPLATRAASGIPEFDELLAKAKAKAPARELVSIDDVGVATAFLAHDAARLMTGQVLYIDGGYNIID; encoded by the coding sequence ATGTCCATACCCGCCGTCAAGGCCAAGCTGCTCGAAGGCAAGAAGGGACTGGTCGTCGGCATCGCCAATGACCAGTCCATCGCCTGGGGATGCGCGCGCGCCTTCCGGGCCTTCGGTGCCGAGCTTGCCGTCACCTATCTGAACGACAAGGCGCGGCGCTTCGTGGAGCCGCTGGCGCAGGAGCTGGAGGCGCCGATCTTCCTGCCCCTCGACGTCGCCGTGCCCGGCCAGATGGAGGCGGTGTTCGAGGCCGTCGGCGAGCAATGGGGCAAGCTCGATTTCCTCGTGCATTCCATCGCCTTCGCGCCGCGCGACACGCTGGCCGGCCGCGTCACCGACGTGCCGCTCGACGGTTTCCTGAAGACGATGGAGATCTCCTGCTGGTCGTTCATGCGCATGGCGCATCTCGCCGAGCCGCTGATGAAGGACGGCGGCACGCTGTTCACCATGACCTATTACGGTTCCGAGCGGGTGGTAGAGAACTACAACATCATGGGCGTCGCCAAGGCGGCGCTGGAGAGCGCGGTGCGCTACATGGCGGCCGAGCTTGGCCCCAAGGGCATCCGCGTGCACGCCATCTCGCCCGGCCCACTGGCGACGCGCGCGGCCTCCGGCATTCCGGAGTTCGACGAATTGCTGGCGAAGGCGAAGGCGAAGGCGCCGGCGCGCGAGCTCGTCTCCATCGACGATGTCGGCGTCGCCACCGCCTTCCTCGCCCATGACGCGGCGCGGCTGATGACGGGGCAGGTGCTCTATATCGACGGCGGCTACAACATCATCGACTGA
- a CDS encoding DUF3141 domain-containing protein: MDNDVTGRMNSALISDATSYLVDAAQRWTLFLDAMHKRGLQYEAHMAEPAPNVLDYKAELVVDGRNLPRPVNYLLVRILPPEGLLVDEAKRPFMVVDPRAGHGPGIGGFKADSEIGVAMNAGHPAYFVGFLPDPVPGQTIEDIARAEAVFLEIVAARHPQAEGKPCVIGNCQAGWAVMMLAAIRPELFGPIIIAGSPLSYWAGVQGVNPMRYSGGLLGGSWLTALTGDLGAGIFDGAWLVQNFENQNPANTLWTKQYNLYSRIDTELERYLGFEKWWGGHVTLNAEEMQFIVDELFVGNKLACGDIRTSDGTTVDLRNIRSPIVVLCSRGDNITPPQQALDWILDLYDSVDEIRSYGQTIVYTVHDRIGHLGIFVSSSVARKEHREFASNIDFIDVLPPGLYEAIFEPKPGEDPDHPASEWFMRCEARDLDDIRALGGNDPADERRFATAARVSEINLALYRAYLQPLVRAAVNPAMAEMGRKLHPLRLGYEMFGAQNPFLGWLDAAAEEARAERRPAAPHNPFLKAQEQFSRHMVEALEGYRKAVEHQAELTFRTVYGLPVLQAAVGVDPGSDVRPRSAPKSRLHAELIAKRIAELRANITQGGLLEGAVRAMVYVGMARESADERGFEAIRRLRLNGEHARQLTLERFKALVREQYFMLLIDPSAAIAAIPGLLPEDAGKRQDILTLLDEVLTARGPLEGAAAERFEEIRKLFGEAPPARRTPRPRLAAVAGKES; the protein is encoded by the coding sequence ATGGACAATGACGTCACCGGCAGGATGAACAGCGCGCTGATCTCCGACGCCACCTCCTATCTGGTCGACGCCGCCCAGCGCTGGACGCTGTTTCTCGACGCCATGCACAAGCGCGGGCTCCAGTACGAAGCGCACATGGCCGAGCCGGCGCCCAACGTGCTGGACTACAAGGCCGAGCTGGTGGTCGACGGGCGCAATCTGCCGCGTCCGGTGAACTATCTTCTCGTGCGGATCCTCCCGCCGGAGGGCCTGTTGGTCGACGAGGCCAAGCGCCCCTTCATGGTGGTCGATCCGCGCGCCGGCCACGGGCCGGGCATCGGCGGCTTCAAGGCCGACAGCGAGATCGGCGTGGCGATGAATGCCGGCCATCCGGCCTATTTCGTCGGCTTCCTGCCCGATCCGGTACCGGGCCAGACCATCGAGGACATTGCGCGGGCCGAGGCGGTGTTCCTCGAGATCGTCGCCGCCCGCCACCCGCAGGCCGAGGGCAAGCCCTGCGTCATCGGCAACTGCCAGGCCGGCTGGGCGGTGATGATGCTGGCGGCGATCCGGCCCGAGCTGTTCGGCCCGATCATCATCGCCGGCTCGCCGCTCTCCTATTGGGCGGGCGTGCAGGGCGTGAACCCGATGCGCTATTCCGGCGGGCTGCTCGGGGGAAGCTGGCTCACCGCGCTCACCGGCGATCTCGGCGCCGGCATCTTCGACGGTGCGTGGCTGGTGCAGAACTTCGAGAACCAGAACCCGGCCAACACGCTCTGGACCAAGCAGTACAACCTCTATTCCAGGATCGACACCGAGCTGGAGCGCTATCTCGGCTTTGAGAAATGGTGGGGCGGCCACGTCACGCTGAACGCCGAGGAGATGCAGTTCATCGTCGACGAGCTGTTCGTGGGCAACAAGCTCGCCTGCGGCGACATCCGCACCTCCGACGGCACCACGGTCGACCTGCGCAACATCCGCTCGCCCATCGTGGTGCTGTGCTCGCGCGGCGACAACATCACCCCGCCGCAGCAGGCGCTGGACTGGATCCTCGACCTCTATGACAGCGTCGACGAGATACGCTCCTATGGCCAGACCATCGTCTACACGGTGCACGACAGGATCGGCCATCTCGGCATCTTCGTCTCTTCCAGCGTGGCGCGGAAGGAGCACCGGGAATTCGCCTCCAACATCGATTTCATCGACGTGCTGCCGCCCGGCCTCTACGAGGCGATCTTTGAACCCAAGCCGGGGGAGGACCCGGACCATCCGGCGAGCGAATGGTTCATGCGCTGCGAGGCGCGCGACCTCGACGACATCCGCGCGCTGGGGGGCAACGACCCCGCCGACGAGCGCCGCTTCGCTACCGCCGCCCGGGTCTCGGAGATCAACCTTGCGCTCTACCGCGCCTATCTGCAGCCGCTGGTGCGGGCGGCGGTCAATCCGGCCATGGCCGAGATGGGTCGCAAACTGCACCCGCTGCGGCTCGGCTATGAGATGTTCGGCGCGCAGAACCCGTTCCTCGGCTGGCTCGACGCCGCGGCGGAGGAAGCCCGCGCCGAGCGCCGGCCGGCGGCGCCGCACAATCCATTCCTCAAGGCGCAGGAACAGTTCTCCCGTCACATGGTCGAGGCGCTGGAAGGCTACCGCAAGGCGGTGGAGCATCAGGCCGAGCTGACCTTCCGCACCGTCTATGGCCTGCCGGTGCTGCAGGCGGCGGTGGGCGTGGACCCCGGTTCCGACGTCCGTCCGCGTAGCGCGCCCAAGAGCCGGCTGCATGCCGAGCTGATCGCCAAGCGCATCGCCGAGTTGCGCGCGAATATCACCCAGGGCGGCCTGCTCGAAGGCGCGGTGCGGGCGATGGTCTATGTCGGCATGGCGCGCGAGAGCGCCGACGAGCGCGGCTTCGAGGCGATCCGCCGGCTGCGGCTCAATGGCGAGCACGCCCGCCAGCTGACGCTGGAGCGCTTCAAGGCGCTGGTGCGCGAGCAATATTTCATGCTGCTGATCGACCCGTCCGCTGCCATCGCCGCGATCCCCGGCCTGCTGCCGGAGGACGCCGGCAAGCGTCAGGACATACTGACGCTGCTCGACGAGGTGCTGACCGCGCGCGGCCCGCTGGAAGGGGCGGCGGCCGAGCGCTTCGAGGAGATCCGCAAGCTGTTCGGCGAAGCGCCACCCGCCCGCCGGACGCCGCGGCCGAGGCTGGCCGCCGTCGCCGGCAAGGAGAGCTGA
- a CDS encoding amino acid permease, protein MPSSSGAGKGRLGLAACTALVVGNMIGSGVFLLPASLAPYGPMALAGWIVTAIGAIALAIVFGRLARLVPKTGGPYAYTRAGFGEFAGFLIAWGYWIALWAGNAGVAVAFTGYVGHFVPGAASGLPGLAVGLAALWTLTLVNIRGVGTAGLVQVATTVLKLLPLLALVVAGLTVVDTSHFVPFNPSGLDPFAAIAACSALTLWAFLGLESATVPAGDVVNPGRTIPLATVFGTSFAAGLYILVTIVAFGTVPLASLGSSTAPLALVAEHLWGPAGGFLVAAGAIVSTFGTLNGFTLLSGQVPYGAARDGAFPAFLGEASPSGAPVNALIVSSLLSSILIAMNLSRELVEQFTFIILLATLTSLVPYIFCALVELVLYATDPIHYRPPPRLGGLVALATIAFLFSIGAIYGAGAEVVFWGFLLLMSGLPVFVWIKRHNLNARAAAAPRHPTPVSPSFKETH, encoded by the coding sequence ATGCCCAGCTCAAGCGGTGCGGGGAAAGGCAGGCTGGGTCTCGCCGCCTGCACCGCCCTCGTCGTCGGCAACATGATCGGCTCCGGCGTGTTCCTGCTGCCGGCCTCGCTGGCGCCCTACGGGCCGATGGCGCTCGCCGGCTGGATCGTCACGGCCATCGGCGCCATCGCCCTCGCCATCGTGTTCGGCCGGCTGGCCCGGCTGGTACCGAAGACCGGCGGTCCCTATGCCTATACGCGCGCCGGCTTCGGCGAGTTCGCCGGCTTCCTCATCGCCTGGGGCTACTGGATCGCGCTGTGGGCCGGCAATGCCGGCGTCGCCGTCGCCTTCACCGGCTATGTCGGCCACTTCGTTCCCGGCGCGGCGAGCGGCCTGCCCGGCCTCGCCGTCGGGCTGGCGGCGCTGTGGACGCTGACGCTGGTCAACATAAGGGGCGTCGGCACCGCCGGCCTGGTGCAGGTGGCGACCACGGTGCTGAAGCTATTGCCGCTGCTCGCACTCGTCGTCGCCGGGCTGACCGTGGTCGACACCAGCCACTTCGTGCCGTTCAACCCGAGCGGGCTCGATCCGTTCGCCGCCATCGCCGCCTGCTCGGCGCTGACGCTCTGGGCCTTCCTCGGGCTGGAATCGGCCACCGTGCCGGCGGGCGACGTGGTCAATCCCGGCCGCACCATCCCGCTGGCGACGGTGTTCGGCACCAGCTTCGCCGCGGGGCTCTATATCCTCGTCACTATCGTCGCCTTCGGCACCGTGCCGCTCGCCTCGCTCGGCTCCTCCACGGCGCCGCTGGCGCTGGTGGCCGAGCATCTGTGGGGGCCGGCCGGCGGCTTCCTGGTGGCGGCGGGGGCGATCGTCTCGACCTTCGGCACGCTGAACGGCTTCACGCTGCTCTCCGGCCAGGTGCCCTACGGCGCCGCGCGCGACGGCGCCTTTCCCGCCTTCCTCGGCGAAGCCTCGCCCTCGGGTGCGCCGGTCAACGCGCTGATCGTCTCCAGCCTGCTCTCCAGCATCCTGATCGCGATGAACCTCAGCCGCGAGCTGGTGGAGCAGTTCACCTTCATCATCCTGCTGGCGACCCTGACCAGCCTCGTCCCCTACATCTTCTGCGCGCTGGTCGAGCTCGTGCTCTACGCCACCGATCCGATCCACTACCGGCCGCCGCCCCGCCTCGGCGGTCTGGTGGCGCTCGCGACGATCGCCTTCCTGTTCTCCATCGGCGCGATCTACGGCGCCGGGGCGGAGGTCGTGTTCTGGGGCTTCCTGTTGCTGATGAGCGGCCTGCCGGTCTTCGTCTGGATCAAGCGCCACAACCTCAACGCCCGCGCCGCCGCGGCGCCGCGGCATCCCACCCCTGTGAGCCCGTCCTTCAAGGAGACGCACTGA
- a CDS encoding ornithine carbamoyltransferase, which translates to MSFNLRNRSLLTVQDYTQREFQFLLDLARDLKRAKYSGTEQPHLKGREVVLIFEKTSTRTRCAFEVACHDQGANVTYLDPAGSQIGHKESFKDTARVLGRMFDAIEYRGASQTGVEQLAKYAGVPVYNGLTDEYHPTQMLADVMTMREHSDKPVHEIKYAYVGDTRSNMGHSLMIAGCLMGMDVRIAGPKKLWPSDEFVTIARDLEKRYGAKLTITDDPKAAVKGADFIHTDVWVSMGEPKEVWKERIKLLKPFQVNAALMKASGNPRVKFMHCLPAFHDTETTVGKDIADKFGIHDGLEVTDEVFESEANVAFEQAENRLHTIKALLVATLGE; encoded by the coding sequence ATGTCGTTCAACCTCAGAAACCGCTCGCTCCTGACCGTGCAGGACTACACGCAGCGCGAGTTCCAGTTCCTGCTCGACCTCGCGCGCGACCTGAAGCGGGCGAAGTATTCCGGCACCGAGCAGCCGCATCTGAAGGGCCGCGAAGTGGTGCTGATCTTCGAGAAGACCAGCACTCGCACCCGCTGCGCCTTCGAGGTGGCCTGCCACGACCAGGGCGCCAACGTGACCTATCTCGATCCGGCCGGTTCGCAGATCGGGCACAAGGAATCCTTCAAGGACACCGCCCGCGTGCTCGGGCGCATGTTCGACGCCATCGAGTATCGCGGCGCCTCGCAGACCGGCGTCGAGCAGCTCGCCAAATATGCCGGCGTGCCGGTCTATAACGGCCTCACCGACGAGTACCATCCGACCCAGATGCTCGCCGACGTGATGACCATGCGCGAGCACTCGGACAAGCCGGTGCACGAGATCAAATACGCCTATGTCGGCGACACCCGCTCCAACATGGGCCATTCGCTGATGATCGCCGGCTGCCTGATGGGCATGGATGTGCGCATCGCCGGCCCGAAGAAGCTCTGGCCCTCCGACGAGTTCGTCACCATCGCCCGCGACCTCGAGAAGCGCTACGGCGCCAAGCTCACCATCACCGACGACCCGAAGGCGGCGGTGAAGGGAGCCGACTTCATCCATACCGATGTCTGGGTCTCGATGGGCGAGCCCAAGGAGGTGTGGAAGGAGCGCATCAAGCTGCTCAAGCCGTTCCAGGTGAACGCGGCGCTGATGAAGGCGAGCGGCAATCCGCGCGTGAAATTCATGCACTGCCTGCCGGCCTTCCACGACACCGAGACCACGGTCGGCAAGGACATCGCCGACAAGTTCGGCATCCATGACGGGCTCGAGGTCACCGACGAGGTGTTCGAGAGCGAGGCCAATGTCGCCTTCGAGCAGGCGGAGAACCGGCTGCACACCATCAAGGCGCTGCTCGTCGCCACGCTCGGGGAGTAG
- a CDS encoding DUF2950 domain-containing protein, whose amino-acid sequence MATSRIMRLATALAFGTGLLTIPAAAQEKFPSPEAAASALVEAARQPGPAALERVFGPGGRELLASGDEETDRFRREVFLNLAAGWVDVADGDDGRKVLVFGKVRWRFPIPLKETGGAWTFDLAAGRQEIIDRAVGRNELTAIGACADYVAAQNEYFASLHDDEPVRQYARRFISTPGRHDGLYWPPATPDDRSPLGERIAAAALQRDAGGKPQPYEGYFYRILTRQGPNAPGGAYDYLVKGRLLGGFAMLAYPESWGKTGVMTFLCDQRGQVYEINLGPETPAIAAGMTAFDPGPDWKPVMP is encoded by the coding sequence ATGGCGACATCCCGCATAATGCGTCTGGCGACCGCCCTTGCCTTCGGCACGGGGCTCCTGACGATCCCCGCGGCGGCGCAGGAGAAGTTCCCCTCGCCGGAGGCCGCCGCTTCCGCCTTGGTCGAGGCGGCACGCCAACCCGGGCCCGCCGCGCTGGAGCGCGTCTTCGGTCCCGGCGGGCGCGAGCTGCTGGCGTCCGGCGACGAGGAGACCGACCGCTTCCGCCGCGAGGTGTTCCTCAATCTCGCCGCCGGCTGGGTCGATGTCGCCGATGGGGATGACGGGCGGAAGGTGCTGGTCTTCGGCAAGGTCCGCTGGCGCTTCCCGATCCCGCTGAAGGAGACCGGCGGCGCCTGGACCTTCGATCTCGCCGCCGGCCGGCAGGAGATCATCGACCGGGCGGTAGGCCGCAACGAGCTGACGGCGATCGGCGCCTGCGCCGACTATGTCGCCGCGCAGAACGAATATTTCGCCTCGCTGCATGACGACGAGCCGGTCCGGCAATATGCGCGGCGCTTCATCAGCACGCCCGGACGCCATGACGGGCTCTACTGGCCGCCCGCGACGCCGGACGACCGCAGCCCGCTCGGCGAGCGCATCGCGGCGGCGGCGCTGCAGCGCGACGCCGGCGGCAAGCCGCAACCCTATGAAGGCTATTTCTACCGCATCCTCACCCGGCAGGGGCCGAACGCCCCCGGCGGCGCCTATGACTATCTGGTCAAGGGCCGGCTGCTCGGCGGCTTCGCCATGCTCGCCTATCCCGAGAGCTGGGGGAAGACAGGCGTGATGACCTTCCTGTGCGACCAGCGCGGACAGGTCTACGAGATCAATCTCGGACCGGAGACGCCCGCCATCGCCGCCGGCATGACCGCCTTCGATCCGGGACCGGACTGGAAACCCGTCATGCCGTGA
- a CDS encoding DUF3300 domain-containing protein yields MGWRSAGAVTLAILVAAGLSGRDPAAAQSPPPFDMNAPAAAPAPATPVFTAEELRGLLAPYALYPDDLLAQLLPACAYPIEIVQVSRWLEKNKEAVAKGDFAGIDAQSWDPSVKALARFPDVIAKLNADLDATSDIGDAFVNQPKDVADAIQFLRAQAQESGALASTPQQTVTVEKQGETNYIVIEPAEPGVIYVPTYDPAVVYDPGLSSLGAGLIGFGVGVAVGSVIDDAWDWGRGWVYPPRWPGYPGYRPGRYGNNVNIGNDITIGGGNTRPWRPDPDRYRPGQGSKPGLATPGTRPGTAGRPGQVGNVGGNLGDMNRPAAGQRPNAGGLPARPDVGRPDAAQRPAAGRPSTPAQPPRSAAAKPGAKPAAKPAQRPKSPAASRPAPKAPPRPTAFSDVRAGGNAHGYSQRGATSRKSVSRPPVPRGGGRPGGGGGRRR; encoded by the coding sequence ATGGGTTGGAGATCGGCCGGCGCCGTCACGCTCGCCATCCTCGTGGCCGCCGGCCTGAGCGGTCGCGACCCTGCGGCGGCGCAGTCGCCTCCCCCCTTCGACATGAATGCGCCCGCGGCCGCGCCGGCGCCGGCGACCCCGGTCTTCACGGCGGAGGAGCTGCGCGGGCTGCTCGCGCCCTATGCGCTCTATCCCGACGACCTTCTCGCCCAGTTGCTGCCGGCTTGCGCCTATCCGATCGAGATCGTCCAGGTCTCGCGCTGGCTGGAGAAGAACAAGGAAGCTGTCGCCAAAGGCGACTTCGCCGGGATCGACGCCCAGTCCTGGGATCCGTCGGTGAAGGCGCTGGCCCGCTTTCCCGACGTCATCGCCAAACTTAACGCGGACCTCGACGCCACCAGCGACATTGGCGACGCCTTCGTCAACCAGCCCAAGGACGTGGCCGACGCGATCCAGTTTCTCCGCGCGCAGGCGCAGGAGAGCGGCGCCCTCGCCAGCACCCCGCAGCAGACCGTCACCGTCGAGAAGCAGGGCGAGACGAACTACATCGTGATCGAGCCCGCCGAGCCCGGCGTGATCTACGTGCCGACCTACGATCCCGCCGTGGTGTACGATCCCGGCCTGTCCTCGCTCGGCGCCGGCCTCATCGGCTTCGGTGTTGGCGTCGCGGTCGGCAGCGTGATCGACGACGCGTGGGACTGGGGCCGCGGCTGGGTCTATCCGCCCCGCTGGCCGGGCTATCCGGGGTACCGGCCCGGTCGTTACGGCAACAACGTCAACATCGGCAACGACATCACGATTGGCGGCGGCAATACCCGTCCGTGGCGGCCGGACCCCGATCGCTATCGTCCCGGCCAGGGAAGCAAGCCCGGACTGGCCACTCCCGGCACGCGGCCGGGCACCGCAGGCCGGCCGGGGCAGGTCGGCAATGTGGGCGGCAATCTCGGCGACATGAACCGTCCGGCGGCGGGGCAGCGCCCGAATGCGGGCGGCCTCCCGGCGCGTCCCGATGTCGGCCGTCCCGATGCCGCGCAGCGCCCTGCGGCAGGCCGCCCCTCGACCCCGGCGCAGCCGCCGCGGAGCGCCGCGGCAAAGCCAGGCGCCAAACCCGCCGCCAAACCAGCCCAGAGGCCCAAGTCCCCCGCCGCCAGCCGCCCGGCGCCGAAGGCCCCGCCCCGCCCGACGGCCTTCAGCGACGTGCGCGCCGGCGGCAATGCGCACGGCTATTCCCAGCGCGGCGCCACGAGCCGCAAGTCGGTCTCGCGGCCGCCCGTGCCCCGTGGAGGCGGGCGGCCCGGCGGCGGTGGCGGACGCAGGCGCTGA
- a CDS encoding phosphate acetyltransferase, producing MADTLAPPAAAPELSKYDRLIAAARASSAAPTVVAHPCDETSLRGALEAAEAGLIVPILVGPEARIRAVAEEFALDLSGIEIVDVSHSHAAAAKAVALVREGRGELLMKGSLHTDELMKEVASSATGLRTERRISHVFVMDVPGHAETLFITDAAINIFPDLDAKRDIVQNAIDLWRGIGLGTPRVAILSAVETVTTKIPSTIEAAALCKMAERGQITGGLVEGPLAFDNAIDPEAARIKGIVSPVAGHAQILVVPDLEAGNMLAKNLTFLAHADAAGIVLGARVPIILTSRADSVRTRLASCAIAALYAMRRRATPIVAE from the coding sequence ATGGCCGATACGCTCGCCCCGCCCGCCGCGGCGCCGGAACTGTCCAAATATGACCGGCTGATCGCCGCGGCCCGCGCCAGCTCGGCGGCGCCGACCGTCGTCGCCCATCCCTGCGACGAGACCTCGCTGCGCGGTGCCCTGGAGGCGGCCGAGGCCGGCCTCATCGTGCCGATCCTGGTCGGACCGGAAGCCCGTATCCGCGCCGTGGCCGAAGAGTTCGCCCTCGATCTGTCCGGCATCGAGATCGTCGATGTCTCGCATAGCCATGCGGCGGCGGCCAAGGCGGTCGCGCTGGTGCGCGAGGGGCGCGGCGAACTGCTCATGAAGGGCAGCCTGCACACCGACGAGCTGATGAAGGAGGTGGCGTCCTCCGCCACCGGGCTGCGCACCGAGCGGCGCATCAGCCATGTCTTCGTGATGGACGTGCCGGGCCACGCCGAGACGCTGTTCATCACCGATGCGGCGATCAACATCTTTCCCGACCTCGACGCCAAGCGCGACATCGTCCAGAACGCCATCGACCTGTGGCGCGGCATCGGCCTCGGGACGCCTCGCGTCGCGATCCTCTCGGCGGTCGAGACGGTGACCACCAAGATCCCCTCCACCATCGAGGCGGCGGCCTTGTGCAAGATGGCCGAGCGCGGCCAGATCACCGGCGGCCTGGTCGAGGGGCCGCTCGCCTTCGACAACGCCATCGACCCCGAGGCGGCGCGGATCAAGGGCATCGTCTCTCCCGTCGCCGGGCACGCGCAGATCCTCGTCGTGCCCGATCTCGAAGCCGGCAACATGCTGGCGAAGAACCTGACCTTCCTCGCCCATGCCGATGCCGCCGGCATCGTGCTCGGCGCGCGCGTGCCGATCATCCTCACCTCGCGGGCGGATTCGGTGCGCACCCGTCTGGCCTCCTGCGCCATCGCCGCGCTCTACGCGATGCGCCGGCGCGCCACGCCGATCGTGGCGGAATAG
- the arcD gene encoding arginine-ornithine antiporter, with amino-acid sequence MSDATAHIPLGGVSSPATPAAGKLTLLPLVALVVGSMIGGGVFNLPSDMSRGASPLAIIIGWLVTGVGMLTLAFVYQGLSLRKPNLDNGPYAYAKAGFGDFIGFNSAWGYWISAFLGNVAYAVAIFSALSYFAPVFGDGNNVISIVGASLALWGIHGLILKGVKEAAFVNAITTVAKLVPILVFILVAIVAFNFDLFLSAFRNMGAGLGEGGAGLGSLLDQVKSTMLVTLWVFIGIEGASVYSARAAKRSDVGRATVIGFVGALAVYVLVSLLAVGIMNQPELAGQKVPSMAGVLEYVVGPWGAGLINLGLIISVGGAFLSWTLLSAEIPYTCGKDGTFPRWFSVENSRGTPVNSLWVTNLCVQAFLVLTYFSKDAYNFFYFIASVAILPPYVFSGGYALKLALTGESYKGEDKQRRRDLIVGLVATLYGLWLVYAAGLQYLLMATLLFLPGLVIYAIACRQRGVRAYTGSDLIIAAVMVGLAVLAFYLIWTGAISPL; translated from the coding sequence ATGTCCGATGCAACCGCTCATATCCCGCTCGGCGGCGTCTCCTCGCCGGCGACACCTGCCGCCGGCAAGCTCACGCTGCTGCCACTCGTCGCCCTCGTCGTCGGCTCGATGATCGGCGGCGGCGTCTTCAACCTGCCGAGCGACATGTCGCGGGGTGCTTCGCCGCTGGCGATCATCATCGGCTGGCTGGTCACCGGCGTGGGCATGCTCACCCTCGCCTTCGTCTATCAGGGCCTGTCGCTGCGCAAGCCGAACCTCGACAACGGGCCCTATGCCTACGCCAAGGCGGGCTTCGGCGACTTCATCGGCTTCAACAGTGCCTGGGGCTACTGGATCAGCGCCTTCCTCGGCAACGTGGCCTATGCGGTGGCGATCTTCTCCGCGCTGTCCTATTTCGCGCCGGTCTTCGGCGACGGCAACAATGTGATCTCGATCGTCGGCGCCTCGCTGGCGCTGTGGGGCATCCACGGGCTGATTCTCAAGGGGGTGAAGGAGGCGGCCTTCGTCAACGCCATCACCACCGTGGCCAAGCTGGTGCCGATCCTGGTGTTCATCCTGGTCGCCATCGTCGCCTTCAACTTCGACCTGTTCCTCTCCGCCTTCCGCAACATGGGCGCGGGACTGGGCGAGGGAGGCGCGGGGCTCGGCAGCCTGCTCGATCAGGTGAAGAGCACCATGCTGGTCACGCTGTGGGTGTTCATCGGCATCGAGGGGGCGAGCGTCTATTCCGCCCGTGCCGCCAAGCGCTCGGATGTCGGGCGCGCCACGGTGATCGGCTTCGTCGGGGCGCTGGCGGTCTATGTGCTGGTGTCGCTGCTCGCCGTCGGCATCATGAACCAGCCCGAACTCGCCGGGCAGAAGGTGCCCTCCATGGCGGGCGTGCTGGAGTACGTCGTCGGCCCCTGGGGCGCCGGGCTGATCAATCTCGGCCTCATCATCTCCGTCGGTGGCGCCTTCCTGAGCTGGACGCTACTGAGCGCGGAAATCCCCTATACCTGCGGCAAGGACGGCACCTTCCCGCGCTGGTTCTCGGTCGAGAACAGCCGCGGCACGCCGGTCAACTCGCTCTGGGTGACGAACCTGTGCGTGCAGGCCTTCCTGGTGCTGACCTATTTCTCCAAGGACGCCTACAATTTCTTCTACTTCATCGCCTCGGTGGCGATCCTGCCGCCCTATGTCTTCTCCGGCGGCTATGCGCTGAAGCTCGCCTTGACCGGCGAGAGCTACAAGGGCGAGGACAAGCAGCGCCGGCGCGATCTGATCGTCGGCCTCGTCGCCACGCTCTACGGGCTGTGGCTCGTCTATGCCGCCGGCCTGCAATACCTCCTGATGGCGACCCTGCTCTTCCTGCCCGGGCTCGTCATCTACGCCATCGCCTGCCGGCAGCGCGGGGTGCGGGCCTATACCGGCAGCGACCTCATCATCGCCGCCGTCATGGTCGGCCTCGCCGTGCTCGCCTTCTACCTGATCTGGACCGGCGCCATCAGCCCGCTCTGA
- a CDS encoding helix-turn-helix domain-containing protein, with protein MMRGDLEDTAAQVRHAIRPRLMLDEADRGAVASQLNLEPRPPACQLARAGTSFEAIKDEVRFTAARELLALTRLPIGRVAEALSYTANSSFDHAFRRWSGVTPSQWRAQQGGDGDRR; from the coding sequence ATGATGCGCGGCGATCTTGAGGACACCGCCGCGCAGGTCCGCCACGCCATCCGCCCCCGGTTGATGCTCGACGAGGCCGACCGCGGTGCCGTCGCGTCCCAGCTGAACCTCGAGCCGCGCCCGCCCGCCTGCCAGCTCGCGCGGGCGGGCACCAGCTTCGAGGCGATCAAGGACGAGGTGCGCTTCACGGCCGCGCGCGAGCTGCTCGCGCTGACGCGCCTGCCGATCGGGCGTGTCGCCGAAGCCCTGTCCTATACCGCCAACAGCTCCTTCGATCATGCTTTCCGGCGCTGGTCCGGCGTGACGCCCTCGCAATGGCGCGCCCAGCAAGGTGGCGACGGCGATCGCCGCTGA